A region of Arabidopsis thaliana chromosome 5, partial sequence DNA encodes the following proteins:
- a CDS encoding LOW protein: F-box/FBD/LRR-like protein, with the protein MVSICKPWIIILKHSVFALLFVMQITCLECFSQKRNQMSNRGDRISSLPDELLCQILSNLPTKNAVTTSILSTRWRSIWLSTPVLDIDIDAFDDATTFVSFASRFLEFSKDSCLHKFKLSVERDDVDMCTIMPWIQDAVNRRIQHLEVDCRFSFHFEAVYLTLYLSETLVSLRLHFVTLHRYEFVSLPNLKVMHLEENIYYCLETLENFISSCPVLEDLTVVRIVDIITEKILRVRSRSLNSLKLVLDSSNGWFIDDIDEWKVIIDAPRLAYLSLKDDQSASFVISNLGSSAKADIKVSFNVNDIWDLPVTFERSNVGKLLTGLSSIRDLTISGTTLMIICHYLKHEPMPQFCNMVRLNARFYDCDLEMLPCVLESCPNLKSLVLGLLSSAETEQQSRVSSVPPCFLSSLEFVEIRSRLCRKRYVMKVARYFAKNSVMLKKFVYVGRVSIQEEDLLALLWRYSICEIEVRGLRR; encoded by the exons ATGGTATCTATATGTAAACCATGGATcatcattttaaaacattcGGTTTTCGCTTTGTTGTTTGTGATGCAGATAACTTGTCTTGAGTGTTTTTCccaaaagagaaatcaaatgaGCAACCGAGGAGATAGGATAAGCAGCCTACCTGATGAGTTGCTGTGTCAGATACTCTCAAATCTTCCTACAAAGAATGCTGTTACTACTAGCATTTTGTCAACCAGATGGAGAAGTATCTGGCTTTCAACCCCTGTCTTGGATATAGATATTGATGCTTTCGATGATGCCACTACATTCGTCAGTTTCGCCTCTCGGTTTCTTGAATTCTCCAAGGATTCATGCTTACACAAGTTCAAGCTTTCAGTTGAGAGGGATGATGTTGATATGTGTACAATCATGCCGTGGATCCAAGACGCTGTTAATCGTAGAATCCAACATCTTGAAGTCGACTGTCGCTTCAGTTTTCATTTTGAGGCAGTGTATCTAACCCTTTACTTAAGTGAGACTTTGGTTTCATTGAGACTTCATTTTGTGACGCTGCATCGTTACGAGTTTGTATCTTTGCCAAATCTCAAGGTGATGCATCTagaagagaatatatattattgtcttGAGACTCTGGAGAACTTCATCTCATCATGCCCGGTTCTTGAAGATTTAACCGTTGTTAGAATTGTAGATATTATCACCGAGAAGATTTTACGGGTGCGCTCTAGGTCACTTAACAGTCTCAAACTCGTTCTTGATAGTTCCAACGGTTGGTTTATTGATGATATCGACGAGTGGAAGGTTATCATTGATGCTCCTCGGCTGGCGTATCTGAGTCTTAAAGATGATCAGTCGGCGAGTTTTGTGATAAGCAATTTGGGTTCATCCGCAAAAGCAGATATCAAGGTTAGTTTTAATGTGAACGATATTTGGGATCTACCTGTCACGTTCGAGAGAAGCAATGTTGGTAAATTACTCACCGGGCTCTCAAGCATAAGGGACCTAACTATAAGTGGAACAACTTTGATG ATCATTTGTCACTACTTGAAGCACGAACCGATGCCTCAGTTTTGTAACATGGTGCGGTTAAATGCGAGATTCTATGATTGTGATTTGGAAATGTTGCCATGCGTTCTTGAGAGCTGTCCAAATCTCAAATCCCTTGTCTTG GGTCTACTATCTTCCGCTGAGACGGAACAACAATCAAGAGTCTCGTCTGTGCCTCCGTGTTTCCTATCATCGCTAGAGTTTGTAGAGATAAGAAGCAGACTCTGTAGAAAGCGTTATGTGATGAAAGTAGCAAGGTACTTTGCAAAGAACTCTGTAATGCTGAAGAAATTTGTATATGTTGGGAGAGTTTCcattcaagaagaagatctacTTGCATTGCTGTGGCGATATAGCATATGTGAAATAGAGGTTCGTGGACTGCGAAGATGA
- a CDS encoding LOW protein: F-box/FBD/LRR-like protein (F-box/RNI-like/FBD-like domains-containing protein; CONTAINS InterPro DOMAIN/s: F-box domain, cyclin-like (InterPro:IPR001810), FBD (InterPro:IPR013596), F-box domain, Skp2-like (InterPro:IPR022364), FBD-like (InterPro:IPR006566), Leucine-rich repeat 2 (InterPro:IPR013101); BEST Arabidopsis thaliana protein match is: FBD, F-box, Skp2-like and Leucine Rich Repeat domains containing protein (TAIR:AT5G22660.2); Has 2254 Blast hits to 2213 proteins in 26 species: Archae - 0; Bacteria - 0; Metazoa - 1; Fungi - 0; Plants - 2253; Viruses - 0; Other Eukaryotes - 0 (source: NCBI BLink).) yields MSNRGDRISSLPDELLCQILSNLPTKNAVTTSILSTRWRSIWLSTPVLDIDIDAFDDATTFVSFASRFLEFSKDSCLHKFKLSVERDDVDMCTIMPWIQDAVNRRIQHLEVDCRFSFHFEAVYLTLYLSETLVSLRLHFVTLHRYEFVSLPNLKVMHLEENIYYCLETLENFISSCPVLEDLTVVRIVDIITEKILRVRSRSLNSLKLVLDSSNGWFIDDIDEWKVIIDAPRLAYLSLKDDQSASFVISNLGSSAKADIKVSFNVNDIWDLPVTFERSNVGKLLTGLSSIRDLTISGTTLMIICHYLKHEPMPQFCNMVRLNARFYDCDLEMLPCVLESCPNLKSLVLGLLSSAETEQQSRVSSVPPCFLSSLEFVEIRSRLCRKRYVMKVARYFAKNSVMLKKFVYVGRVSIQEEDLLALLWRYSICEIEVRGLRR; encoded by the exons atgaGCAACCGAGGAGATAGGATAAGCAGCCTACCTGATGAGTTGCTGTGTCAGATACTCTCAAATCTTCCTACAAAGAATGCTGTTACTACTAGCATTTTGTCAACCAGATGGAGAAGTATCTGGCTTTCAACCCCTGTCTTGGATATAGATATTGATGCTTTCGATGATGCCACTACATTCGTCAGTTTCGCCTCTCGGTTTCTTGAATTCTCCAAGGATTCATGCTTACACAAGTTCAAGCTTTCAGTTGAGAGGGATGATGTTGATATGTGTACAATCATGCCGTGGATCCAAGACGCTGTTAATCGTAGAATCCAACATCTTGAAGTCGACTGTCGCTTCAGTTTTCATTTTGAGGCAGTGTATCTAACCCTTTACTTAAGTGAGACTTTGGTTTCATTGAGACTTCATTTTGTGACGCTGCATCGTTACGAGTTTGTATCTTTGCCAAATCTCAAGGTGATGCATCTagaagagaatatatattattgtcttGAGACTCTGGAGAACTTCATCTCATCATGCCCGGTTCTTGAAGATTTAACCGTTGTTAGAATTGTAGATATTATCACCGAGAAGATTTTACGGGTGCGCTCTAGGTCACTTAACAGTCTCAAACTCGTTCTTGATAGTTCCAACGGTTGGTTTATTGATGATATCGACGAGTGGAAGGTTATCATTGATGCTCCTCGGCTGGCGTATCTGAGTCTTAAAGATGATCAGTCGGCGAGTTTTGTGATAAGCAATTTGGGTTCATCCGCAAAAGCAGATATCAAGGTTAGTTTTAATGTGAACGATATTTGGGATCTACCTGTCACGTTCGAGAGAAGCAATGTTGGTAAATTACTCACCGGGCTCTCAAGCATAAGGGACCTAACTATAAGTGGAACAACTTTGATG ATCATTTGTCACTACTTGAAGCACGAACCGATGCCTCAGTTTTGTAACATGGTGCGGTTAAATGCGAGATTCTATGATTGTGATTTGGAAATGTTGCCATGCGTTCTTGAGAGCTGTCCAAATCTCAAATCCCTTGTCTTG GGTCTACTATCTTCCGCTGAGACGGAACAACAATCAAGAGTCTCGTCTGTGCCTCCGTGTTTCCTATCATCGCTAGAGTTTGTAGAGATAAGAAGCAGACTCTGTAGAAAGCGTTATGTGATGAAAGTAGCAAGGTACTTTGCAAAGAACTCTGTAATGCTGAAGAAATTTGTATATGTTGGGAGAGTTTCcattcaagaagaagatctacTTGCATTGCTGTGGCGATATAGCATATGTGAAATAGAGGTTCGTGGACTGCGAAGATGA
- a CDS encoding LOW protein: F-box/FBD/LRR-like protein codes for MVSICKPWIIILKHSVFALLFVMQITCLECFSQKRNQMSNRGDRISSLPDELLCQILSNLPTKNAVTTSILSTRWRSIWLSTPVLDIDIDAFDDATTFVSFASRFLEFSKDSCLHKFKLSVERDDVDMCTIMPWIQDAVNRRIQHLEVDCRFSFHFEAVYLTLYLSETLVSLRLHFVTLHRYEFVSLPNLKVMHLEENIYYCLETLENFISSCPVLEDLTVVRIVDIITEKILRVRSRSLNSLKLVLDSSNGWFIDDIDEWKVIIDAPRLAYLSLKDDQSASFVISNLGSSAKADIKIICHYLKHEPMPQFCNMVRLNARFYDCDLEMLPCVLESCPNLKSLVLGLLSSAETEQQSRVSSVPPCFLSSLEFVEIRSRLCRKRYVMKVARYFAKNSVMLKKFVYVGRVSIQEEDLLALLWRYSICEIEVRGLRR; via the exons ATGGTATCTATATGTAAACCATGGATcatcattttaaaacattcGGTTTTCGCTTTGTTGTTTGTGATGCAGATAACTTGTCTTGAGTGTTTTTCccaaaagagaaatcaaatgaGCAACCGAGGAGATAGGATAAGCAGCCTACCTGATGAGTTGCTGTGTCAGATACTCTCAAATCTTCCTACAAAGAATGCTGTTACTACTAGCATTTTGTCAACCAGATGGAGAAGTATCTGGCTTTCAACCCCTGTCTTGGATATAGATATTGATGCTTTCGATGATGCCACTACATTCGTCAGTTTCGCCTCTCGGTTTCTTGAATTCTCCAAGGATTCATGCTTACACAAGTTCAAGCTTTCAGTTGAGAGGGATGATGTTGATATGTGTACAATCATGCCGTGGATCCAAGACGCTGTTAATCGTAGAATCCAACATCTTGAAGTCGACTGTCGCTTCAGTTTTCATTTTGAGGCAGTGTATCTAACCCTTTACTTAAGTGAGACTTTGGTTTCATTGAGACTTCATTTTGTGACGCTGCATCGTTACGAGTTTGTATCTTTGCCAAATCTCAAGGTGATGCATCTagaagagaatatatattattgtcttGAGACTCTGGAGAACTTCATCTCATCATGCCCGGTTCTTGAAGATTTAACCGTTGTTAGAATTGTAGATATTATCACCGAGAAGATTTTACGGGTGCGCTCTAGGTCACTTAACAGTCTCAAACTCGTTCTTGATAGTTCCAACGGTTGGTTTATTGATGATATCGACGAGTGGAAGGTTATCATTGATGCTCCTCGGCTGGCGTATCTGAGTCTTAAAGATGATCAGTCGGCGAGTTTTGTGATAAGCAATTTGGGTTCATCCGCAAAAGCAGATATCAAG ATCATTTGTCACTACTTGAAGCACGAACCGATGCCTCAGTTTTGTAACATGGTGCGGTTAAATGCGAGATTCTATGATTGTGATTTGGAAATGTTGCCATGCGTTCTTGAGAGCTGTCCAAATCTCAAATCCCTTGTCTTG GGTCTACTATCTTCCGCTGAGACGGAACAACAATCAAGAGTCTCGTCTGTGCCTCCGTGTTTCCTATCATCGCTAGAGTTTGTAGAGATAAGAAGCAGACTCTGTAGAAAGCGTTATGTGATGAAAGTAGCAAGGTACTTTGCAAAGAACTCTGTAATGCTGAAGAAATTTGTATATGTTGGGAGAGTTTCcattcaagaagaagatctacTTGCATTGCTGTGGCGATATAGCATATGTGAAATAGAGGTTCGTGGACTGCGAAGATGA